A single genomic interval of Arachis duranensis cultivar V14167 chromosome 7, aradu.V14167.gnm2.J7QH, whole genome shotgun sequence harbors:
- the LOC107496095 gene encoding glucose-1-phosphate adenylyltransferase small subunit 2, chloroplastic, which produces MASMSAIGVLKLPSSSSSSPSASNNAALRKCIPRSLSFSSSQLSGDKISSLPTASSRTSTCTRNPLIVTPKAVSDSQNSQTCLDPDASRSVLGIILGGGAGTRLYPLTKKRAKPAVPLGANYRLIDIPVSNCLNSNVSKIYVLTQFNSASLNRHLSRAYASNMGGYKNEGFVEVLAAQQSPENPNWFQGTADAVRQYLWLFEEHNVLEFLVLAGDHLYRMDYEKFIQAHRESDADITVAALPMDEKRATAFGLMKIDEEGRIIEFAEKPKGEQLRAMKVDTTILGLDDARAKEMPYIASMGIYVVSKDVMLNLLRDKFPGANDFGSEVIPGATSIGMRVQAYLYDGYWEDIGTIEAFYNANLGITKKPVPDFSFYDRSSPIYTQPRYLPPSKMLDADVTDSVIGEGCVIKNCKIHHSVVGLRSCISEGAIIEDTLLMGADYYETEADKRFLAAKGSVPIGIGKNSHIKRAIIDKNARIGENVKIVNGDNVQEAARETDGYFIKSGIVTIIKDALIPSGTVI; this is translated from the exons ATGGCTTCCATGTCTGCCATCGGCGTTCTCAagcttccttcttcttcttcttcttctccttctgcCTCCAACAACGCCGCACTCCGAAAGTGCATCCCACGCTCCCTCTCATTCTCCTCCTCACAACTTTCCGGCGACAAGATTTCTTCTCTTCCCACCGCGTCTTCACGCACGTCAACCTGCACCCGCAATCCTCTGATTGTCACTCCCAAGGCCGTTTCTGATTCACAGAATTCTCAAACTTGCCTTGATCCCGATGCTAGCAGA AGTGTTCTTGGCATTATACTTGGAGGTGGTGCTGGGACTCGGCTGTATCCGCTGACCAAGAAGCGGGCGAAGCCAGCTGTTCCTCTTGGAGCAAACTATAGGCTCATTGATATTCCTGTTAGCAACTGCCTAAACAGCAATGTGTCCAAGATCTATGTTCTTACACAGTTCAATTCTGCATCCCTTAACCGGCACCTTTCCCGTGCCTATGCAAGCAACATGGGTGGCTACAAGAATGAGGGCTTTGTTGAGGTTCTTGCAGCCCAGCAGAGTCCTGAGAATCCAAATTGGTTCCAG GGTACTGCAGATGCTGTGAGGCAATACTTATGGCTTTTTGAGGAGCACAACGTTTTGGAATTCTTAGTTTTGGCTGGTGACCATTTGTATCGGATGGATTATGAGAAATTCATCCAAGCCCACAGGGAAAGTGATGCCGATATCACTGTGGCTGCATTGCCAATGGATGAAAAGCGTGCCACTGCATTTGGTCTGATGAAGATTGATGAGGAGGGGCGTATAATCGAATTTGCAGAAAAGCCAAAAGGAGAACAGTTGAGAGCTATGAAG GTTGATACCACTATATTGGGTCTTGATGATGCGAGAGCAAAGGAAATGCCTTATATTGCTAGCATGGGTATATATGTGGTCAGCAAAGATGTGATGTTAAACCTGCTGCGTGACAAGTTTCCCGGTGCAAATGACTTTGGGAGCGAAGTGATTCCTGGTGCAACTTCTATTGGAATGAGA GTTCAAGCTTACTTGTACGATGGCTACTGGGAAGACATTGGTACCATTGAAGCTTTCTATAATGCCAATTTGGGAATCACTAAAAAGCCGGTTCCAGACTTCAG TTTCTATGATCGTTCATCCCCAATCTACACCCAACCACGATATTTGCCTCCATCTAAGATGCTTGATGCAGATGTCACAGATAGTGTCATTGGTGAAGGATGTGTTATTAAG AACTGCAAAATTCATCACTCTGTCGTTGGTCTACGATCTTGCATTTCAGAAGGTGCAATCATTGAAGACACATTGTTAATGGGGGCTGATTACTATGAG ACTGAGGCTGACAAGAGGTTCCTGGCGGCTAAAGGCAGTGTTCCAATTGGTATTGGCAAGAATTCTCATATCAAAAGGGCAATCATTGACAAGAATGCACGCATTGGGGAAAATGTCAAG ATCGTAAACGGCGACAATGTGCAAGAGGCTGCAAGGGAAACAGATGGGTACTTCATAAAAAGTGGGATTGTGACAATAATCAAGGATGCATTGATTCCAAGTGGAACTGTCATCTAA